In Deefgea piscis, the genomic window TGAGTTGTTATGTGGGATAAGCCACAGCTATTGATGTGGCTTGCTAACTTGCTGACAGCTTTAGCATTGATGTTATTGTTTTACTCCTTATTGTTTTTGGCGGTGCATTCGCCATTATTTCCGGTTCGCCGGATTAAGGTCGATGGGGATTTAGCGCATGTAACGCGCGAGCAATTACGCTATGTGATTAAAAACGAATTAAAAGGAACGTTCTTTACCCTTGATTTGGATAAAACACGGCAGAATTTTGAAAAATTACCGTGGGTACGTCAGGTTGAAGTCCGTCGTCGTTGGCCTGATCGTTTAGAAGTCAATATTGAAGAGCACAAGGCGGTAGCGCGTTGGGGAACGACAGGGTTACTTAATTCGCATGGCGAAAAATTTGATGCTGCAACCAGTGATCCTTTGCCAATTTTGGAAGGACCTGAAGGCTCTGAAAAGTTGATGGTGAGTGAGTTTAAGGCTTTGCAAG contains:
- a CDS encoding cell division protein FtsQ/DivIB, whose translation is MLTALALMLLFYSLLFLAVHSPLFPVRRIKVDGDLAHVTREQLRYVIKNELKGTFFTLDLDKTRQNFEKLPWVRQVEVRRRWPDRLEVNIEEHKAVARWGTTGLLNSHGEKFDAATSDPLPILEGPEGSEKLMVSEFKALQAALLPLQRTPTRLWLSDRRAWRFELDKQLIVEVGRDQAVDRVKRFVSAYPNSLALLQQPFEYVDLRYPNGFAVHLPSYTPLEAGKQGVKPPPVVKPKANKASA